CATAAGTCTTGTCGATCAGTTCTTGCTTTCCAAAAGGTTTAGTAATATAGGCATCGGCATTCATGATATGAAGTCCTACCATTTCATCAAATTGCTGGGATTTTGCGGTAAGTATTGCAATTGGAACCCCGGAAAAAGATGAATCACTTCGTATAACCTTGAATACGGCCCACCCGTCCATTTTAGGCATTGAAAGATCCAGTAAAATAGCATCTGGATTGTAAGATTTTGCAGTCTGATAAGCAAGGAGCGGATCAAGAACTGTTTCCACCTTAAAATCCTCGGTCGTTTCCAGCACTAATTTTACCAAATCAGCGATGTCTTTGTCATCTTCAATTACCAGTATTTTTTTGGCCATAGAACACCGTACCTCAATTCCTGAAAAACTCCGAGAATAACCACTTCCAATATTTCAAAGAGACGAAAAAAGCCATAGCACCTGCCGCAAAGCGAAGCAGTACAGAGATTGTTGTAAATGATAGACCAAGGCTGAGGGCGTCATTGATCATGTCAATACAGATGGCAAGTATGATCAGCAGTCCCGTGCCATAAAGGACTTTGTAGTAGGGACCAATTTTCAGGGCTTCTCCAAGCCGCTTGCTCAGATAAGCCAGCACTGTCATTAGAATGATCGTGGATATATCAAAAAAAAACAGGCTCTGCTGATTGATAATCATGCTATTTACTTATTTTCCTCATTATAAAGAAAAGGCTGAGTATGCTGAGTGATGATGCTATGCCGCTGCCCAGAAGAGTAAAAACTGAGGCAACCTGGAAAAAGATGCTTTCACTTCTGCTTGAGTAAAAAACCACTACAAAAACAATCGCAAGAGATATTGCTATAATAAATCCGGTTTTGGGAGAAGACTGGTTGAACTTTTTATGGTAAAAAGCCGAAATCAGCAGCGCAATAAGATTTAACAGGCTGCTGAGCAGGATATATCCGCTTAAAAGCAGGGCCTCAAGACTCATGGATGAAAACGAAACCATTAACGCTTCCCGAATGCATTAACAAAAGCATCTTGGGGAGTGGAGTGGGTGATTCCACTCATGATTCCCTCCCGACCGCTGAACTTGGATTCTACTTCGATACCTTTGGAAGTGATCCTGAAACACCGGATATCTTTATGATGATCACTTCCCCGCATTTTAAGGATACAGAGCGCTTTTTCGATTGCGCTGTCGATCTCAACATATCTCAAGACGATGTAAGTGTCAACTATGAAGGGAATCTTGCTTGTGGTCTGTGACATCTGACCCAGAAGG
The sequence above is drawn from the Fibrobacter sp. genome and encodes:
- a CDS encoding response regulator transcription factor, whose protein sequence is MAKKILVIEDDKDIADLVKLVLETTEDFKVETVLDPLLAYQTAKSYNPDAILLDLSMPKMDGWAVFKVIRSDSSFSGVPIAILTAKSQQFDEMVGLHIMNADAYITKPFGKQELIDKTYELFNKGKK